One Thermococcus sp. M36 genomic window, TGAAATGAACCCCTTCAAGCTCTACAAGCTCCTTGAGGAGAGCAAGACCCCGGCCCCGGCCAAGCCCGGCGTGCCGGTTCCGAGGGACGTCGTTATACCTGCAGGGCCAACGTCAATAGCTCCGGGCCCGCTCGTCGGTGAGATGCAGGCCCTTGGAATCCCGGCGAGAATCGAGAAGGGTAAGGTCAGCATACAGAAAGACCACACCGTCCTCAAGGCCGGTGAGGTCATCACCGAGCAGCTCGCGAGGATACTCAACGCCCTTGGTATCGAGCCGCTCGAGGTCGGCCTCAACCTGCTCGCGGCCTACGAGGACGGCATAGTCTACACCCCGGACGTCCTTGCTATCGACGAGAACGAGTACATCAACATGCTCCAGCAGGCCTACATGCACGCGTTCAACCTGTCCGTCAACACCGCCTATCCGACCAGCCAGACCATCGAGGCAATCATCCAGAAGGCGTTCCTTGGCGCCAAGAACGTTGCAGTCGAGGCTGGCTACATCACTCCAGAGACCGTCGAGGACATCTTTGGCAGGGCCCTTCGCGCAGTCCTGCTCATAGCCCAGGAGTTGCCGGAGGAGCTGCTTGACGAGAAGACCAAAGAGCTTTTAAACCAACAGGCACAAATAGCCGTTGCCGCTCAGCCTCAGGTAGAGGAGAAGGTTGAGGAGGCTGAGGAAGAAGAGGAAGAGGAGGAAGCCTCCGAGGAGGACGCGCTCGCCGGACTGGGCGCGCTCTTCGGCTGAACTTTCCATTTCC contains:
- a CDS encoding 50S ribosomal protein L10, with translation MAHVAEWKKKEVEELANIIKSYPVIALVDVAGVPAYPLSKMREKLRGKALLRVSRNTLIELAIKRAAQELGKPELEKLIDHIQGGAGILATEMNPFKLYKLLEESKTPAPAKPGVPVPRDVVIPAGPTSIAPGPLVGEMQALGIPARIEKGKVSIQKDHTVLKAGEVITEQLARILNALGIEPLEVGLNLLAAYEDGIVYTPDVLAIDENEYINMLQQAYMHAFNLSVNTAYPTSQTIEAIIQKAFLGAKNVAVEAGYITPETVEDIFGRALRAVLLIAQELPEELLDEKTKELLNQQAQIAVAAQPQVEEKVEEAEEEEEEEEASEEDALAGLGALFG